The sequence tcgaaacagttatttaaatcgTAGTTGTTCTGCAATGAAACTTGTGATGTCTTTTGATCGCTCTAAAAATGCTTAATAAATATgtgttttcattattattacaaAAGTGACATATAATGCACTCAACAGTTCCATATGTCAGCAGTTAAAGCAGTAAATCAACAAGATCTTACAACTTTTACAGAGAAAACGTGTCCTGCAGGATGGAGGAAGTCTGGTTGTTCCTGTTATCTCCTCTCTACTGAGAAAGCTTCTTGGGAACAAAGCAGACAAAACTGCACAGCCAGAGCAGCAGATCTGGTGATCGTAGACAGCTATGAAGAACAGGTAATGTCTGCTGCTTTAACACTTGTGATTGTAAAACCCCCTGCttttatcaatcaatgtttttaTTGTACATAGTAGCACATTTGCGTATCAGCTTTAATGATTATGTTACAACAATGGTGTTAATTACATATGTCTGAGCTAATAAAAAGGGAATAGTATACTGAATGTTGATGTCCATCCCTGTAAACTTCTTTGTGAACAGGAATTCATCACCAGCATGATCAAGGAACAAACATGGATTGGTTTGAACGACATAAACCAAGAAGGGACCTGGAAATGGGTCGATGGAACTCCACTGACTCTGAAGTAAGGCATACAGAACACATTCATATATTTTGGTGGAGCTGCATCCTACTGATGTATATTGGTTTTTTTTTATGACTGTCCaaacatttattaattataatcAATTTCAGAATGAACTAACATTTTAACATGCATTGCAAATAAAGCTGCTCTGGtggcaataagactgttaacTAATTCATCTaaacacatgcatacacacacatctaGAGATGTGCAAAGAGGGGCAGTGTGTGAGGATAACATTTTGGGATATTGGGTACAAAATGAATTTTAATGTACCATTATTCAATGTCTCTTTTTGCATAATACACTAGAAGTGTCATGTCCAAGAAACTTATAGTGAAAGTTTATTCCttatgttagttttgtcatgtccctttgtcctgtgctttatgtttattcccttaattaattctccctctcatttcaggctgcggccacacgaggacgaattcggtcgtttgcactatttagtgtcatatagaccgttcggccacacgaggacgaccgaatacggcactaaacgactgaggaaacgataacgggtcccaaggtggatagaaaggcatatgccactctctggggggtcaaacggctccgtgtgtgcgccctatccgaacattttcagatcactgatagcgcaatagccccgcctctccctacctcttctgctcacctccacttaccccgcgccattgctgaagtgtttcgccaccaacaacaacaacaatggcggatcgcagagttgctatcgtgctccggatgctattgaccatgctacagttgtttatgcaacatctacagcaataatgatgaggcaatagccccgcctctccccacctctgctgctcacccccgcgtcaaagtaaactgcaccctgaattcagattatttatctttctctcgatatggacctaaacgcgagtgaagtctaatctgacaggacggagacacgcagctctgctcacctgcagctcctcccgctgcagcaaaacacacacttcaagtcagatcatcgcccttagctattttaattacctctcaaactccctaaactagttataaatatgtttatttttacagtcggccgggtcactgattactggatgagctgctgcatgagacagacactggcgctgtccgaagagagggaggaaaaagagaggctccgtgtattttattattatattatatagagtcgttattcatttgttttaaagctcaataaataacaaagaagacctttgacgggcacttttataattttgtccggaagatttaaactttaatacacgttgactggcgaaaaactctgcccggttccctcggcccccaccgcggagaataaacagaagggcaaccatgacaaccatgcttcttcgctgcttttgtggaggaagttacagcaccacgtacaggctcggcatatgtactgcagcttctccagcggttggagctaaacggagcggtctcgtgtggacagacactatccggataactattgcgtgtggacggaagcttgtttgcgattgcgtttgcgttaatcctatgcgtttagccgttttcgtcctcgtgtggccgcagcctaagataCTGCCACAAATAAGCTGAAAGGCACAATTGTATGTGTTAAAGTTTTTAATATGTATTTTAACGAGAGGTGTGATGAAAAAGGTGGAAAGAATAGTTTAGTAATCATGGTTCAGGTTGAGAAGCTGCTGATCATAACCATAACCATTGAAAGTTCAAATTATTTCAACAATTCTTTTCATAAAGATCTCTTCTACATTTGGTGGTATCAAAAGAGAATAAGTAAGCCAGTGTCACTTTGAGAATAGAATGAGAAATGGTAAAGCGTCTTTCTTTTCTTGAAACAGCAATTCGCTCTAAAATATAGGAAAGGCGATAAAAGTAAATAAGAAGATTTCGCAAGAAAAAGGGTTGAGCTGAGGGTGTGAATGTGTGCTATAAGATGTGGGTCTTTAAATAGGGAAATACATTTTGCAGCTTTTATGTGTTGGCCACATGTGGCAGCTGTTTTGTAACCTCAATTGGCATGGCCTTTAGTGTGTCTGAATGTTGTCTTTCGCTGTGTGTTTTAATAGGTAAATGCTATATGAAATGTATATGAAAAGCAATCTCAAGCAGAACGCATTATATCTATCAAATGTGGGGGGGAACCTGAAAATGAACTTTCCTATTACCTCCTAGGTACTGGGGATCGACCCCTGATAATGGTAGTGGAGATCCAGTGTGGGGTGAAGAGGACTGTGCAAGTCTTGTAGATGGAAGGGAAACCAGAACAAACTGGAATGATCTGCGGTGTGCTACCCGTCTGCATTGGATCTGTGAAAAAATGTCTTAACTTGTGGCTGTGAGGCAGTGGGTTTGTCTTCAAACAGGATGGCTGTGGGTTCAACCCCAGCCCCTGCCATCAATATGCTAATGTCCCCCACTCAACCCCAAATTGCTCTCTTGGCCAATGTGTGAGTGTTAGCTTCCTTAAGCAGATGGCACTTTGTTTGGCTGCCTCTGCGTATGAATATGTGTGAAtgctagatatatatatatatatatatatacagtatgctTTAAGGAGTTCTAAAGACTGGATAAGCGCTATATAAAATGCAGTCAATTACCAATACATGT is a genomic window of Pseudochaenichthys georgianus chromosome 21, fPseGeo1.2, whole genome shotgun sequence containing:
- the LOC117466846 gene encoding C-type lectin domain family 4 member E-like isoform X1; the protein is MEEIYVNVEVVKPLKSRRSSAKQEGPRIFLRASVLGLGLLSVFLLAGLIGLAVHYHNSVGGAAADLSTVKANLSSVTEERDNLTERLINQLNASLTEKTREVDRLQSLMDKEKTCPAGWRKSGCSCYLLSTEKASWEQSRQNCTARAADLVIVDSYEEQEFITSMIKEQTWIGLNDINQEGTWKWVDGTPLTLKYWGSTPDNGSGDPVWGEEDCASLVDGRETRTNWNDLRCATRLHWICEKMS
- the LOC117466846 gene encoding C-type lectin domain family 6 member A-like isoform X2, with the protein product MEEIYVNVEVVKPLKSRRSSAKQEGPRIFLRASVLGLGLLSVFLLAGLIGLAVHYHNSVGGAAADLSTVKANLSSVTEERDNLTERLINQLNASLTEKTREVDRLQSLMDKEKTCPAGWRKSGCSCYLLSTEKASWEQSRQNCTARAADLVIVDSYEEQEFITSMIKEQTWIGLNDINQEGTWKWVDGTPLTLKLRPHEDEFGRLHYLVSYRPFGHTRTTEYGTKRLRKR